In one Gossypium hirsutum isolate 1008001.06 chromosome D09, Gossypium_hirsutum_v2.1, whole genome shotgun sequence genomic region, the following are encoded:
- the LOC107890804 gene encoding beta-1,6-galactosyltransferase GALT31A isoform X4, with protein MSCRRILCTLDKTISSLERQLAAARAAKADTEEGSPMVTKSGTKDLNESRRVFFVMGIITALRNRKRRNSIRETWMPQGEELKRLEKEKGIIIRFVIGHSSTPGGALDRAINAEEEQHKDFLHLNHIEGYHELSTKTQVYFSAVVAKWDADFYLKVDDDVHVNLGVVSSTLARHRHEPHVYIGCMKSGPVVAQKGIKYREPEYWKFGEGNKYFRHATGQIYAISKDLATYILVNRHILHRYANEDVSLGSWFIGLDVEHIDDRSLCCGTTPADCEWKAKSGNHCGASFDWSCSGICKSSVRMKEVHQRCGEGDQAIWDTSF; from the exons ATGTCTTGCCGGAGAATTCTTTG TACATTAGACAAAACAATCTCCTCATTGGAGAGGCAGCTAGCTGCAGCTCGAGCTGCCAAAGCAGATACCGAGGAAGGATCTCCGATGGTTACAAAATCAGGAACCAAGGACTTGAATGAAAGCCGGAGAGTATTCTTTGTTATGGGAATTATTACGGCGTTAAGGAATAGAAAACGAAGGAATTCAATCCGGGAGACTTGGATGCCTCAAG GGGAGGAATTAAAGAGGTTGGAGAAAGAGAAGGGAATTATAATTCGATTCGTCATAGGACACAG TTCAACCCCAGGTGGTGCTTTGGATCGTGCTATCAATGCGGAAGAAGAGCAACACAAGGACTTTTTGCACCTG AATCATATTGAAGGTTACCATGAACTATCAACGAAAACTCAAGTGTACTTTTCTGCAGTGGTTGCAAAGTGGGATGCCGATTTCTATCTTAAAGTCGACGATGATGTACATGTAAATCTAG GTGTGGTGAGTTCTACACTGGCCCGTCACAGACACGAACCCCATGTTTATATTGGTTGCATGAAGTCTGGACCTGTTGTGGCACAGAA AGGCATCAAATACCGCGAGCCAGAATATTGGAAATTTGGTGAGGGAAACAAGTATTTCCGGCATGCAACTGGACAAATATATGCAATCTCCAAAGACTTGGCCACCTATATCTTAGTCAATCG GCACATACTTCATAGGTATGCGAATGAAGATGTCTCCTTAGGATCCTGGTTTATCGGTCTCGATGTTGAGCACATAGATGATAGAAGTCTATGCTGTGGTACCACTCCCGCTG ATTGCGAGTGGAAAGCTAAATCAGGGAATCACTGCGGTGCATCATTCGATTGGAGCTGCAGTGGCATTTGCAAGTCATCAGTGAGAATGAAGGAGGTGCACCAGCGTTGTGGGGAAGGCGACCAAGCCATTTGGGATACTAGTTTCTGA
- the LOC107890804 gene encoding beta-1,6-galactosyltransferase GALT31A isoform X1, whose amino-acid sequence MGLSRPQKPPSGVPTRWVSLFCIVSFFLGVLVVNRFWDPVEVEEEASSAQKHRRNEVHPMVICDKDVSVRTGNILSRVSQTRDVINTLDKTISSLERQLAAARAAKADTEEGSPMVTKSGTKDLNESRRVFFVMGIITALRNRKRRNSIRETWMPQGEELKRLEKEKGIIIRFVIGHSSTPGGALDRAINAEEEQHKDFLHLNHIEGYHELSTKTQVYFSAVVAKWDADFYLKVDDDVHVNLGVVSSTLARHRHEPHVYIGCMKSGPVVAQKGIKYREPEYWKFGEGNKYFRHATGQIYAISKDLATYILVNRHILHRYANEDVSLGSWFIGLDVEHIDDRSLCCGTTPADCEWKAKSGNHCGASFDWSCSGICKSSVRMKEVHQRCGEGDQAIWDTSF is encoded by the exons ATGGGTTTGAGTAGACCTCAAAAGCCTCCCAGTGGAGTTCCCACTAGATGGGTTTCTCTCTTTTGCATTGTCAGTTTCTTCTTGGGTGTACTTGTTGTcaacag ATTTTGGGATCCAGTTGAAGTGGAAGAGGAGGCTTCTTCCGCACAGAAACATCGGAGAAACGAAGTTCATCCCATGGTTATTTGTGATAAG GATGTTTCTGTTCGGACAGGGAACATTCTTTCTCGAGTTTCACAAACCCGGGATGTAATTAA TACATTAGACAAAACAATCTCCTCATTGGAGAGGCAGCTAGCTGCAGCTCGAGCTGCCAAAGCAGATACCGAGGAAGGATCTCCGATGGTTACAAAATCAGGAACCAAGGACTTGAATGAAAGCCGGAGAGTATTCTTTGTTATGGGAATTATTACGGCGTTAAGGAATAGAAAACGAAGGAATTCAATCCGGGAGACTTGGATGCCTCAAG GGGAGGAATTAAAGAGGTTGGAGAAAGAGAAGGGAATTATAATTCGATTCGTCATAGGACACAG TTCAACCCCAGGTGGTGCTTTGGATCGTGCTATCAATGCGGAAGAAGAGCAACACAAGGACTTTTTGCACCTG AATCATATTGAAGGTTACCATGAACTATCAACGAAAACTCAAGTGTACTTTTCTGCAGTGGTTGCAAAGTGGGATGCCGATTTCTATCTTAAAGTCGACGATGATGTACATGTAAATCTAG GTGTGGTGAGTTCTACACTGGCCCGTCACAGACACGAACCCCATGTTTATATTGGTTGCATGAAGTCTGGACCTGTTGTGGCACAGAA AGGCATCAAATACCGCGAGCCAGAATATTGGAAATTTGGTGAGGGAAACAAGTATTTCCGGCATGCAACTGGACAAATATATGCAATCTCCAAAGACTTGGCCACCTATATCTTAGTCAATCG GCACATACTTCATAGGTATGCGAATGAAGATGTCTCCTTAGGATCCTGGTTTATCGGTCTCGATGTTGAGCACATAGATGATAGAAGTCTATGCTGTGGTACCACTCCCGCTG ATTGCGAGTGGAAAGCTAAATCAGGGAATCACTGCGGTGCATCATTCGATTGGAGCTGCAGTGGCATTTGCAAGTCATCAGTGAGAATGAAGGAGGTGCACCAGCGTTGTGGGGAAGGCGACCAAGCCATTTGGGATACTAGTTTCTGA
- the LOC107890804 gene encoding beta-1,6-galactosyltransferase GALT31A isoform X2: MGLSRPQKPPSGVPTRWVSLFCIVSFFLGVLVVNRFWDPVEVEEEASSAQKHRRNEVHPMVICDKDVSVRTGNILSRVSQTRDVINTLDKTISSLERQLAAARAAKADTEEGSPMVTKSGTKDLNESRRVFFVMGIITALRNRKRRNSIRETWMPQGEELKRLEKEKGIIIRFVIGHRWCFGSCYQCGRRATQGLFAPVVAKWDADFYLKVDDDVHVNLGVVSSTLARHRHEPHVYIGCMKSGPVVAQKGIKYREPEYWKFGEGNKYFRHATGQIYAISKDLATYILVNRHILHRYANEDVSLGSWFIGLDVEHIDDRSLCCGTTPADCEWKAKSGNHCGASFDWSCSGICKSSVRMKEVHQRCGEGDQAIWDTSF, from the exons ATGGGTTTGAGTAGACCTCAAAAGCCTCCCAGTGGAGTTCCCACTAGATGGGTTTCTCTCTTTTGCATTGTCAGTTTCTTCTTGGGTGTACTTGTTGTcaacag ATTTTGGGATCCAGTTGAAGTGGAAGAGGAGGCTTCTTCCGCACAGAAACATCGGAGAAACGAAGTTCATCCCATGGTTATTTGTGATAAG GATGTTTCTGTTCGGACAGGGAACATTCTTTCTCGAGTTTCACAAACCCGGGATGTAATTAA TACATTAGACAAAACAATCTCCTCATTGGAGAGGCAGCTAGCTGCAGCTCGAGCTGCCAAAGCAGATACCGAGGAAGGATCTCCGATGGTTACAAAATCAGGAACCAAGGACTTGAATGAAAGCCGGAGAGTATTCTTTGTTATGGGAATTATTACGGCGTTAAGGAATAGAAAACGAAGGAATTCAATCCGGGAGACTTGGATGCCTCAAG GGGAGGAATTAAAGAGGTTGGAGAAAGAGAAGGGAATTATAATTCGATTCGTCATAGGACACAG GTGGTGCTTTGGATCGTGCTATCAATGCGGAAGAAGAGCAACACAAGGACTTTTTGCACCTG TGGTTGCAAAGTGGGATGCCGATTTCTATCTTAAAGTCGACGATGATGTACATGTAAATCTAG GTGTGGTGAGTTCTACACTGGCCCGTCACAGACACGAACCCCATGTTTATATTGGTTGCATGAAGTCTGGACCTGTTGTGGCACAGAA AGGCATCAAATACCGCGAGCCAGAATATTGGAAATTTGGTGAGGGAAACAAGTATTTCCGGCATGCAACTGGACAAATATATGCAATCTCCAAAGACTTGGCCACCTATATCTTAGTCAATCG GCACATACTTCATAGGTATGCGAATGAAGATGTCTCCTTAGGATCCTGGTTTATCGGTCTCGATGTTGAGCACATAGATGATAGAAGTCTATGCTGTGGTACCACTCCCGCTG ATTGCGAGTGGAAAGCTAAATCAGGGAATCACTGCGGTGCATCATTCGATTGGAGCTGCAGTGGCATTTGCAAGTCATCAGTGAGAATGAAGGAGGTGCACCAGCGTTGTGGGGAAGGCGACCAAGCCATTTGGGATACTAGTTTCTGA
- the LOC107890804 gene encoding beta-1,6-galactosyltransferase GALT31A isoform X3, with translation MVICDKDVSVRTGNILSRVSQTRDVINTLDKTISSLERQLAAARAAKADTEEGSPMVTKSGTKDLNESRRVFFVMGIITALRNRKRRNSIRETWMPQGEELKRLEKEKGIIIRFVIGHSSTPGGALDRAINAEEEQHKDFLHLNHIEGYHELSTKTQVYFSAVVAKWDADFYLKVDDDVHVNLGVVSSTLARHRHEPHVYIGCMKSGPVVAQKGIKYREPEYWKFGEGNKYFRHATGQIYAISKDLATYILVNRHILHRYANEDVSLGSWFIGLDVEHIDDRSLCCGTTPADCEWKAKSGNHCGASFDWSCSGICKSSVRMKEVHQRCGEGDQAIWDTSF, from the exons ATGGTTATTTGTGATAAG GATGTTTCTGTTCGGACAGGGAACATTCTTTCTCGAGTTTCACAAACCCGGGATGTAATTAA TACATTAGACAAAACAATCTCCTCATTGGAGAGGCAGCTAGCTGCAGCTCGAGCTGCCAAAGCAGATACCGAGGAAGGATCTCCGATGGTTACAAAATCAGGAACCAAGGACTTGAATGAAAGCCGGAGAGTATTCTTTGTTATGGGAATTATTACGGCGTTAAGGAATAGAAAACGAAGGAATTCAATCCGGGAGACTTGGATGCCTCAAG GGGAGGAATTAAAGAGGTTGGAGAAAGAGAAGGGAATTATAATTCGATTCGTCATAGGACACAG TTCAACCCCAGGTGGTGCTTTGGATCGTGCTATCAATGCGGAAGAAGAGCAACACAAGGACTTTTTGCACCTG AATCATATTGAAGGTTACCATGAACTATCAACGAAAACTCAAGTGTACTTTTCTGCAGTGGTTGCAAAGTGGGATGCCGATTTCTATCTTAAAGTCGACGATGATGTACATGTAAATCTAG GTGTGGTGAGTTCTACACTGGCCCGTCACAGACACGAACCCCATGTTTATATTGGTTGCATGAAGTCTGGACCTGTTGTGGCACAGAA AGGCATCAAATACCGCGAGCCAGAATATTGGAAATTTGGTGAGGGAAACAAGTATTTCCGGCATGCAACTGGACAAATATATGCAATCTCCAAAGACTTGGCCACCTATATCTTAGTCAATCG GCACATACTTCATAGGTATGCGAATGAAGATGTCTCCTTAGGATCCTGGTTTATCGGTCTCGATGTTGAGCACATAGATGATAGAAGTCTATGCTGTGGTACCACTCCCGCTG ATTGCGAGTGGAAAGCTAAATCAGGGAATCACTGCGGTGCATCATTCGATTGGAGCTGCAGTGGCATTTGCAAGTCATCAGTGAGAATGAAGGAGGTGCACCAGCGTTGTGGGGAAGGCGACCAAGCCATTTGGGATACTAGTTTCTGA